One genomic window of Corallococcus silvisoli includes the following:
- a CDS encoding glutathione peroxidase: MRNPLLFTVATVLSLSTAASAADKTEKKAMSFHQLSANRLDGKPEKLSDFQGKVALVVNTASECGYTPQYKGLEALYEGYKDKGVVVLGFPSNDFGGQEPGTSEQIAKFCELRFKVTFPMFEKVKTKGDGQSPIYAFLAKDHGEPKWNFHKYVVGKDGQVKAAFPSSVTPDSPELKAAIEKALAEK, encoded by the coding sequence ATGCGAAACCCACTGCTGTTCACCGTCGCGACGGTGCTCTCCCTCTCCACGGCGGCCTCCGCCGCGGACAAGACCGAGAAGAAAGCCATGTCCTTCCACCAGCTCTCCGCCAACCGGCTCGACGGCAAGCCCGAGAAGCTGTCGGACTTCCAGGGCAAGGTCGCCCTCGTGGTGAACACCGCCTCCGAGTGCGGCTACACGCCGCAGTACAAGGGCCTGGAGGCGCTGTACGAGGGCTACAAGGACAAGGGCGTCGTCGTCCTGGGCTTCCCCTCGAATGACTTCGGCGGACAGGAGCCGGGCACCTCCGAGCAGATCGCGAAGTTCTGCGAGCTGCGCTTCAAGGTGACGTTCCCCATGTTCGAGAAGGTGAAGACGAAGGGCGACGGCCAGTCCCCCATCTACGCGTTCCTCGCGAAGGACCACGGCGAGCCCAAGTGGAACTTCCACAAGTACGTGGTGGGCAAGGACGGTCAGGTGAAGGCCGCCTTCCCCAGCAGCGTCACGCCTGACAGCCCGGAGCTGAAAGCCGCCATCGAAAAGGCGCTCGCGGAGAAGTGA
- the uvrA gene encoding excinuclease ABC subunit UvrA yields the protein MHKTHLVGARTHNLKDLSVDLSEGEFVCVTGVSGGGKSSLALDTLYAEGQRRFVESFSPYARQFLERLERPPMDALEPVAAGVAVDRRAPVKSSRSTVATLADVEPYLSALFTREAMPVCPDCGLEAVRTDARVAAQTALREHPDAPAVFTHPVRIPDTAAFLDARARLLKDGYHRLMVQGEVRELETLKPGEATDPAGVAQVVVDRVKLSEASLSRVTQALEGAWARADGEAMLFLPESPPTRLRRGLVCPKCAREFEPARPGLFSYQSPVGACAPCRGFGRTIGIDWGKVIPNPSLSLTEGAIRPWSGQSTSWERDMLQRWCRQKHIPLDKPWEKLTGAQRESVLEGSGGYDEGRAYPGVRAWFKWMEGRTYKMHVRVLLARYRAYTLCESCHGARLNAQARAWRVGGLDLPGWHGLELTDALTRLEALRTLTGQGELARRELSARLRYLQRVGLGYLTLDRPARTLSGGEAQRVSLTAALGTSLTGALFVLDEPTVGLHPGDVPPLTEAIAELADRGNIALVIEHDPLVIRSAHRVLELGPGAGRQGGTLCFDGTPEGLAKRQDLPTGRMLAGGTEAPRTPRTRTGEIVIREAREHNLKDVSVRVPLGVLCAITGPSGSGKSTLMDEVLYRHLARGLGVKDVEAPGEVAAVEGGAQVEAITFVDQSPLGRTSRGNAATYTKAWDRLRERFASEPDAEVRGLTSAHFSFNVDKGRCEACSGEGYETVEMQFLADVALLCAVCRGRRFKEEVLAVRHQGFSVAQVLEMTLDEVLQHFGDDAALKRTLGPAQRLGLGYLPLGQPLSTLSGGEAQRLKLARALASDAKGTLFLIDEPSAGLHAEDVRHVMASLHALVDRGASVLVVDHDVSVMKGSDWIIDLGPKGGRDGGRLVAEGTPTQVAKVKDSATAAALRGDGKPLARAVKLRKPGKEAPPAIEVEHAREHNLKDVSCRIPLGKMTVVTGPSGSGKSSLVFDVVFAEGQRRFLETLTPYARQFLPTLPRPDVERISSIPPTVALEQRTSRAGATSTVATVTEVAHYLRLMYAKIGEPHCPHDDTPIGATTPAALYAQLTVMKGDGQVLAPAVRARKGTYLDVFTAAARAGIAQALVDGELASTDDPPRLAKTKEHDIDLVMYEGRLAKLPREVFESSLNWGKGAVKVRAGKVETLLSSERTCPKCGTAVPELDPRWFSFNTKQGRCESCEGTGVQGGAAAMAEGETAPCRTCGGTRLAPVPRAVRLEGARYHEVVQASVTATLARVRTWKLKGDRALLGETARQEMLRRLEFLERVGLGYLSLDRNAATLSGGEMQRLRLSAQLGAGLTGAMYVLDEPTIGLHPRDTHRLLDNLRALVDTGSTVLVVEHDSDTIRAADHLLDLGPTGGRGGGHILAEGSPDVVLESDSPTALALRAAQVRPPSGRGEPQAWVELKGARANNLQRVDLRLPVGRLNVVSGVSGSGKSTLIRQVLFPALRDRLGLVTAKPGAFDSLKGVESIKRVLSVDQSPIGRTPRSVPATFLGIWDELRRVFAATPEAKIRGFGPARFSFNTASGGRCKVCEGQGAISHEMSFLPDVVTPCEACNGARFDAATLEVRYHGLTVGDVLRLSADEAKDVFRALPKVAAPLACLADLGVGYLQLGQGSNTLSGGEAQRLKLAAELTATSRHEPTLYVLDEPTTGLHLGDVEKLITFLGRLVDRGDTLVVIEHHPSVIAAGDHVVELGPDGGEGGGRIVGEGSPREVAKLKTPTGRVLKTVFSTGEPRTRAAARGR from the coding sequence CGCGCTGGACACCCTCTACGCGGAGGGACAGCGCCGCTTCGTGGAGAGCTTCAGCCCGTATGCCCGGCAGTTCCTCGAGCGGCTGGAGCGGCCGCCCATGGACGCGCTGGAGCCGGTGGCGGCGGGCGTGGCGGTGGACCGGCGCGCGCCGGTGAAGAGCTCACGCTCCACGGTGGCGACGCTGGCGGACGTGGAGCCCTACCTGTCCGCGCTCTTCACCCGCGAGGCGATGCCGGTGTGTCCGGACTGCGGCCTGGAGGCGGTTCGCACCGACGCGCGCGTGGCCGCCCAGACCGCCCTGCGCGAGCACCCGGACGCGCCCGCGGTCTTCACCCATCCCGTGCGCATCCCCGACACGGCGGCGTTCCTGGACGCGCGGGCCCGCCTGCTCAAGGACGGCTACCACCGGCTGATGGTGCAGGGCGAGGTGAGGGAGCTGGAGACGCTCAAGCCCGGCGAGGCCACGGACCCCGCGGGCGTGGCGCAGGTGGTGGTGGACCGGGTGAAGCTGTCGGAAGCGAGCCTGTCGCGCGTTACCCAGGCGCTGGAGGGCGCGTGGGCGCGGGCGGACGGCGAGGCGATGCTGTTCCTCCCGGAGTCCCCGCCGACGCGGCTGCGCCGGGGGCTCGTGTGCCCGAAGTGCGCGCGGGAGTTCGAACCCGCGCGCCCGGGACTCTTCAGCTACCAGAGCCCGGTGGGCGCGTGCGCGCCGTGCCGTGGCTTCGGGCGCACCATTGGCATCGACTGGGGGAAGGTGATCCCCAACCCGTCGCTGAGCCTGACGGAGGGCGCCATCCGCCCGTGGTCGGGGCAGTCCACCAGCTGGGAACGGGACATGCTCCAGCGCTGGTGCCGGCAGAAGCACATCCCGCTCGACAAGCCATGGGAGAAGCTGACGGGCGCGCAGCGCGAGTCGGTGCTGGAGGGCTCGGGCGGCTACGACGAGGGCCGCGCCTATCCGGGCGTGCGCGCGTGGTTCAAGTGGATGGAGGGCCGCACGTACAAGATGCACGTCCGCGTGCTGCTGGCGCGCTATCGCGCGTACACCCTCTGCGAGAGCTGTCACGGCGCGCGGCTGAACGCGCAGGCCCGCGCGTGGCGCGTGGGAGGTCTGGACCTGCCGGGGTGGCACGGCCTGGAGCTGACGGACGCGCTGACGCGGCTGGAGGCGCTGCGCACGCTCACGGGGCAGGGAGAGCTGGCGCGGCGCGAGCTGTCCGCGCGCCTGCGCTACCTGCAGCGCGTGGGCCTGGGCTACCTCACGTTGGATCGCCCCGCGCGCACGCTGTCCGGCGGCGAGGCGCAGCGCGTGTCGCTCACCGCGGCGCTGGGCACGTCGCTCACGGGCGCGCTCTTCGTGCTGGACGAGCCCACCGTGGGGCTGCACCCGGGGGACGTGCCGCCGCTCACGGAGGCCATCGCGGAACTGGCGGACCGGGGCAACATCGCGCTGGTCATCGAGCATGATCCGCTGGTCATCCGCTCCGCGCACCGCGTGCTGGAGCTGGGGCCGGGCGCGGGCCGCCAGGGCGGCACGCTGTGCTTCGACGGCACGCCGGAGGGCCTGGCGAAGCGCCAGGACCTGCCCACCGGGCGGATGCTGGCCGGGGGCACGGAAGCCCCTCGCACGCCGCGCACCCGGACCGGTGAAATCGTCATCCGCGAGGCGCGCGAGCACAACCTGAAGGACGTGTCGGTGCGCGTGCCGCTGGGCGTGCTGTGCGCCATCACCGGCCCCAGCGGCTCCGGCAAGAGCACGCTGATGGACGAGGTGCTCTACCGGCACCTGGCTCGCGGGCTGGGCGTCAAGGACGTGGAGGCCCCGGGCGAGGTGGCGGCTGTGGAGGGCGGCGCGCAGGTGGAGGCCATCACCTTCGTGGACCAGTCCCCGCTGGGACGCACGTCGCGCGGCAACGCGGCCACGTACACCAAGGCCTGGGACCGGCTGCGCGAGCGCTTCGCGTCGGAGCCGGACGCGGAGGTCCGTGGCCTGACGTCCGCGCACTTCTCCTTCAACGTGGACAAGGGCCGCTGCGAGGCGTGCTCGGGCGAAGGCTACGAGACGGTGGAGATGCAGTTCCTCGCGGACGTGGCCCTGCTGTGCGCGGTGTGCCGGGGCCGGCGCTTCAAGGAGGAGGTGCTCGCCGTCCGGCACCAGGGCTTCAGCGTGGCGCAGGTGCTGGAGATGACGCTGGACGAGGTGCTCCAGCACTTCGGCGACGACGCGGCGCTCAAGCGCACGCTGGGCCCGGCGCAGCGGCTGGGCCTGGGCTATTTGCCCCTGGGGCAGCCCCTGTCCACGCTGTCCGGCGGCGAGGCGCAGCGGCTGAAGCTGGCGCGCGCGCTGGCGAGCGACGCGAAGGGCACGCTGTTCCTCATCGACGAGCCGAGCGCCGGCCTCCACGCGGAGGACGTCCGCCACGTGATGGCGTCGCTCCATGCGCTGGTGGACCGGGGCGCGAGCGTGCTGGTGGTGGACCATGACGTGTCGGTGATGAAGGGCTCGGATTGGATCATCGACCTGGGACCCAAGGGAGGCCGCGACGGGGGCCGGCTGGTGGCGGAGGGCACGCCCACGCAGGTGGCGAAGGTGAAGGACAGCGCCACCGCCGCCGCGCTCCGGGGCGACGGCAAGCCGCTGGCGCGCGCGGTGAAGCTGCGCAAGCCGGGCAAGGAGGCACCCCCCGCCATCGAGGTGGAGCACGCGCGCGAGCACAACCTGAAGGACGTGTCCTGCCGCATCCCCCTGGGGAAGATGACGGTGGTGACGGGGCCCAGCGGCTCCGGCAAGAGCTCGCTGGTGTTCGACGTCGTGTTCGCGGAAGGGCAGCGCCGCTTCCTGGAGACGCTGACGCCCTACGCGCGGCAGTTCCTGCCCACGCTGCCCCGGCCCGACGTGGAGCGCATCAGCAGCATCCCGCCCACCGTGGCGCTGGAGCAGCGCACCTCCCGGGCGGGCGCCACCAGCACCGTGGCCACCGTCACCGAGGTCGCCCACTACCTGCGGCTGATGTACGCGAAGATCGGCGAGCCGCACTGCCCTCACGATGACACGCCCATTGGCGCCACGACGCCGGCCGCGCTCTACGCGCAGCTCACCGTGATGAAGGGCGACGGGCAGGTGCTGGCGCCCGCGGTGCGGGCTCGCAAGGGCACCTACCTGGATGTCTTCACCGCCGCGGCCCGCGCGGGCATCGCCCAGGCCCTCGTGGACGGCGAGCTTGCGTCCACGGACGACCCGCCGCGCCTGGCGAAGACGAAGGAGCACGACATCGACCTCGTGATGTACGAGGGCCGGCTCGCGAAGCTGCCGCGCGAGGTGTTCGAGTCCTCGCTCAACTGGGGCAAGGGCGCGGTGAAGGTGCGCGCGGGCAAGGTGGAGACGCTGCTGTCCAGCGAGCGCACCTGTCCGAAGTGCGGCACCGCCGTGCCGGAGCTGGATCCGCGCTGGTTCTCCTTCAACACGAAGCAGGGCCGCTGCGAGTCGTGCGAGGGCACCGGCGTGCAAGGCGGCGCCGCCGCGATGGCCGAGGGCGAGACGGCGCCGTGCAGGACGTGTGGAGGCACCCGGCTGGCCCCGGTGCCGCGCGCGGTGCGGCTGGAGGGCGCGCGCTACCACGAGGTGGTGCAGGCGTCGGTGACGGCCACGCTCGCGCGCGTGCGCACCTGGAAGCTCAAGGGCGACCGGGCGCTGCTGGGGGAGACGGCGCGGCAGGAGATGCTGCGCCGGTTGGAGTTCCTGGAGCGCGTGGGCCTGGGCTACCTGTCCCTGGACCGCAACGCCGCCACGCTCTCCGGTGGGGAGATGCAGCGGCTGCGGCTGTCCGCGCAGCTGGGCGCGGGCCTCACCGGCGCGATGTACGTGCTGGACGAGCCCACCATCGGCCTGCACCCTCGCGACACGCACCGGCTGCTCGACAACCTGCGCGCGCTGGTGGACACGGGGTCCACGGTGCTGGTGGTGGAGCACGACTCGGACACCATCCGCGCCGCGGACCACCTGCTGGACCTGGGGCCCACGGGCGGCCGGGGCGGAGGCCACATCCTGGCGGAGGGCTCGCCAGACGTGGTGCTGGAGTCGGATTCGCCCACCGCGCTCGCGCTCCGGGCCGCGCAGGTGCGGCCCCCGTCGGGCCGGGGCGAACCCCAGGCGTGGGTGGAGTTGAAGGGCGCGCGCGCGAACAACCTCCAGCGCGTGGATCTGCGGCTGCCGGTGGGACGGCTCAACGTCGTGTCCGGTGTGTCGGGCTCCGGCAAGAGCACGCTCATCCGGCAGGTGCTGTTCCCGGCGCTGCGCGACCGGCTGGGGCTCGTCACGGCGAAGCCCGGCGCGTTCGACTCGCTCAAGGGCGTGGAGTCCATCAAGCGGGTGCTGTCGGTGGATCAGTCGCCCATCGGCCGCACGCCGCGCTCGGTGCCGGCGACCTTCCTGGGCATCTGGGACGAGCTGCGCCGCGTGTTCGCGGCCACGCCCGAGGCGAAGATCCGCGGCTTCGGGCCCGCGCGCTTCTCCTTCAACACGGCGAGCGGTGGCCGCTGCAAGGTGTGCGAAGGGCAGGGCGCCATCTCCCACGAGATGTCCTTCCTGCCGGACGTCGTCACGCCGTGCGAGGCCTGCAACGGGGCGCGCTTCGACGCCGCCACGCTGGAGGTGCGCTATCACGGGCTCACCGTGGGCGACGTCCTGCGCCTGTCCGCGGACGAGGCGAAGGACGTCTTCCGCGCGCTGCCCAAGGTGGCCGCGCCGCTGGCGTGCCTGGCGGACCTGGGCGTGGGCTACCTGCAGCTGGGGCAGGGCTCCAACACGCTGTCCGGCGGCGAGGCGCAGCGGCTGAAGCTGGCCGCGGAGCTGACGGCCACCTCCCGCCACGAGCCCACGCTGTACGTGCTGGATGAGCCCACCACGGGGCTGCACCTGGGCGACGTGGAGAAGCTCATCACCTTCCTGGGCCGGCTGGTGGACCGCGGCGACACGCTGGTGGTCATCGAGCACCACCCGTCGGTCATCGCCGCGGGCGACCACGTGGTGGAGCTGGGGCCGGACGGCGGCGAGGGCGGAGGCCGCATCGTGGGCGAGGGCTCGCCGCGCGAAGTGGCGAAGCTCAAGACGCCCACGGGCCGGGTGCTCAAGACGGTTTTTTCCACCGGGGAACCCAGGACCCGCGCCGCCGCGCGGGGACGGTGA